CGTGGTGCAGAACTTCAAGAACTATGTCGATGTTCCGCTGATGCAGAACACGACGGCCGTGGAAACGGTGAAGGACGCTGCCGGCAACACGGTGAAGGACGCTCAGGGCAAGGACGTGACCAAGTCGAGCACGGTCTCCACGCAGACCTTGCCGATGGGCCCGGCCGCCTCGCAGATCGCGATCAAGCAGCTCGGCACCAATGGCGGCGGCTTCTTCAACGCGAACTCCGCCCACCCGTATGAAAACCCGACGCCGTTCAGCAACTTTATCGAGATGCTGGCGATCTTCCTGATTCCTGGGGGACTTTGCTACACGTTTGGCAGCATGGTCGGCGACCGCCGCCAGGGCTGGGCGATCCTCGCCACCATGCTGCTCATTTTTGTCCCTCTCGCCTTCGGCGCAATCGCCGCCGAACAGGCCGGCAACCCGGCACTGCACGGCCTGGCTGTCGACCAGCAGGCCTCCGCGCTGCAGGCCGGTGGCAACATGGAAGGCAAGGAAACGCGCTTCGGCATCGCTGCCAGTGGCCTGTTCTCCACCGTCACCACCGCGGCCTCGTGCGGCGCAGTGAACAACATGCACGACTCGCTTACCCCGCTGGGTGGCCTGGTGCCGATGTGGCTGATGCAGTTGGGTGAAGTGATCTTCGGCGGTGTCGGTTGCGGTCTCTACGGCATGCTGGCCTTCGCGGTGGTCGCGGTGTTCATCGCTGGCCTGATGGTGGGCCGTACACCCGAATACCTGGGCAAGAAGATCGAAGCGCACGAAATGAAGATGGCCAGCCTCGCCGTGCTGGTGCCCTGTGCGCTGGTGGTGATCTGCACGGCTATCGCGGTGATGACGCCGGCGGGTGTGGCAGGCGTGGGCAACCCGGGTGCGCACAGCTTCAGCGAGATCCTCTATGCGGTGTCGTCGGCCTCGAACAACAACGGCAGCGCATTCGGCGGTCTCTCGGCAAATACCCCGTTCTGGAACGTGTTGCTGGGTGTGTGCATGTACCTGTCGCGCTTCCTGCTCGCCATCGCGATGCTTGCCATGGCCGGCTCGTTGGCCGCCAAGCGCCACGTGCCACCGTCGGCCGGCACGCTGCCTACGCATACACCGCTGTTCGTGACCCTGCTTGCTTGCGTGGTGGTCGTGGTGGGCGCGCTCACCTTCCTCCCCGCGCTGGCTCTCGGCCCCATCGCCGAATTCCTGATGTCGGTGCGCTGATCGGCGCACGAAGGAACATTGATCCATGACAACGACTCATACCCCCGTCCACGGCGTTCGCAGTTTCGACCGCGACCTGATCGTGAAAGCCATCGCGGACTCGTTCCGCAAACTGTCGCCGAAGCAGCAGTTCCGCAATCCGGTGATGTTCGTGGTGTTCGTGTGCAGCGTGCTGACCACTTTGCTGTGGGTGCAAGCACTGACCGGCCACGGCGAGGCGCCAACCAGCTTCATCTTCTGGGTGACGATCTGGCTGTGGTTCACCCTGCTGTTCGCGAACTTCGCCGAAGCGCTGGCAGAGGGCCGCGGCAAGGCACAGGCTGCTGCACTGCGCAGCTCGCGCAAAGATGTGGTGGCCAAGCGCCTCGCTGCGCCGACCAAGGACGCCGCCGTGACGTTCACGCCGTCCTCCGAGCTGCGCGTGGGTCATCACGTGCTGGTCGAGGCGGGTGAACAGATGCCCGGCGACGGCGAAGTGGTGATGGGCGCGGCTAGCGTCGATGAAAGCGCTATCACCGGCGAATCCGCGCCGGTGATCCGCGAATCCGGCGGTGACCGCAGCGCGGTGACCGGTGGCACGCGTGTACTGTCGGACTGGCTGGTGGTGCGCATCACCGCCAATCCCGGCGAAAGCTTCCTGGATCGCATGATCGCCATGGTGGAAGGCGCATCGCGTCGCAAGACACCCAACGAAATTGCACTCACCATCCTGCTGGCGAAGTTCACCCTGATCTTCCTGCTGGCCTGTGCGACGCTGCTGCCGTACTCCATTTACAGCGTGCAGGTGGCTGGTTCGGGTAACCCCATCACGCTCACCGTGCTGGTGGCGCTGCTGGTGTGCCTGATTCCCACCACCATCGGCGCGTTGCTCTCGGCCATCGGTATTGCGGGCATGGATCGCATGATCCGCGCCAACGTCATCGCCACCTCCGGCCGTGCGGTGGAAGCGGCGGGCGATGTGGACGTGCTGCTGCTCGACAAGACCGGCACCATCACGCTGGGCAACCGCCAGGCTGTCGCCTTCGTACCGGCTCCGGGCGTCGAGGAAGCCAGGCTCGCCGATGCCGCGCAGCTGGCCTCGCTGGCGGATGAAACGCCGGAAGGCCGCAGCATCGTGGTGCTGGCCAAGGAGCGTTTCGGCATCCGCGAGCGTCAGCTGGAAGAAGGTCACGCTGAGTTCGTGCCGTTCACCGCACAGACCCGCATGAGCGGCGTGAACCTCGGTGAGCGCCTGATCCGTAAGGGCGCGCTGGACGCGGTGGAACGCTACCTGGAATCTTGTGGTAGCCATTTGCCGCCGCTGGTCAAGCGCATGGCCGAAGACATCGCGCGTCGTGGTGCCACGCCGCTGATCGTCACCGAAGGCGCTGTCGCCCTGGGTGTGATCGAGCTGAAGGACATCGTGAAGGGCGGTATCCGTGAGCGCTTCGCCGAAATGCGCCGCATGGGCATCAAGACCATCATGATCACCGGCGACAACCCGCTGACGGCCGCCGCGATCGCGGCAGAAGCCGGCGTGGACGACTTCCTCGCCGAAGCCACCCCGGAAGCCAAGCTCAAGCTGATCCGCAAGATCCAGGCCGAGAACCGCTTGGTGGCCATGTGCGGCGACGGTACCAACGATGCTCCTGCGCTGGCCCAGGCCGACGTGGCGGTGGCGATGAACACCGGCACCCAGGCGGCCAAGGAAGCCGGCAACATGGTGGATCTGGATTCCAACCCCACCAAGCTCATCGAGGTGGTGGAGATTGGCAAGCAGATGCTGATCACGCGCGGTTCGTTGACCACGTTCTCCATCGCCAACGACATCGCCAAGTACTTCGCCATCATCCCGGCTGCCTTTGCGACCACGTACCCGGCGCTGAACACGCTCAACGTGATGAAGCTCGCCACCCCGCAGAGCGCCATCCTGTCGGCGGTGATCTTCAACGCGCTCATCATCATCTTCCTGATTCCATTGGCGCTGAAGGGCGTGAAGTACCGCGCGCTGGGTGCGGGCGCCTTGCTTCGTCGCAACCTGCTCGTCTACGGCCTCGGCGGCATCGTGGTTCCGTTCCTGGGCATCAAGGTGATCGATATGTTGCTGGTGCTTTGCGGCTTGGCCTGATCAACGCGCCAAACCGTCTGGAAACGTCATTCCCGCAGGGCGGGAATGACGGCTCGACAAACCAATCGCACTCGACTCCTGGAGTCATTGCCATGCAGATCCTCAAGCTTTCCGTTTCGCTGCCCGACGACACCCATCCGGACATGGAGCTTCGGCTTTCCTCGAACGACTCCGCCTGCGACGTGGTGATCGCACTGCCGGCGCAGGGACGGACGCGCATCCAGCCGCGTGACACGGATGCGCCGCACAGCGAGCAGGACGACTACGTACTCGGCGGCTACGCCGGCATCTGATACGAGGCCGCAAGAAAGCGGCCCATCATTCTCTACTCACAAAAAGGACGGCTCGCCCCGGGCCGGTTTCAGGAACACCCATGATGTCCAAGAAGGTTCTTTCAGTTGCGTTGTTGTTGGCGCTTGCCCCGGCGGGTCAAGTCTTCGCCGAAGGCATCACCGCTGCTGCGACTGACGTCGCTCCCGCGGCCAGCCTCGACGACGGTACCACCCACAACAATATGCCGCCGGCATCGAGTGATGATTGTTCGCAGGGTTTCTTCTCCCGTCTTGGCGCCGCCTATCGCGAAGACGCACAGCCGGCCGATCCGAATGCACCTGCACCCACCCGCCGCGCGATGGACGCGCCGCTCGACTCGCCCCCGTTCCCCAGCAGCGAATGGCAGCTGGGTGGCGTTGCTGCGCCCATCGGCGTCCCGACGTCCTATGGGCAATATCCGCTGCAGAAAGCGCTCTCGTGCACCAAGCTCGGCAACTGGATGAAGCGCAACCGCATCGAGATCAACGGCTGGATCAATCCTTCGGCCAACGTGAGCTCATCCAGCTTCACCAACTACCCGTTGTCGTACGCCACACGCCCCAATCGCGTGGAGTTCGACCAGCTTGTGTTCAACATCACCCGCGTCGAAGACACCGTGCAGACGGATCACGTGGACTGGGGTTTCAACATCTCCACGCTGTACGGCTACGACTATCACTACACGGTGAGCAAGGGCGTATTCAGCAACCAGCTGTTGAATAACCCCAAGTCGAACAGCGCGCTCAACGGCAAGATCTACGGCGTCGACCCGATGCTGTTCTACTACGATCTGTACATCCCGTCGGTCGCGGAGGGCATGGTGATCCGTATCGGTCGCTATCTGTCACTGCCCGACATCGAGGCGCAGTTCTCGCCGCAGAACTACCTGGTGACGCACTCCATCCTTTACACGGTGGACCCGTACACCCAGACCGGCATCATGACCACCACGCGTCTGAGTCAGCAGTGGACCGTGCAGTTGGGCATCAATGCGAGCAACGACACGGCGCCGTGGAACCATTCGGCACGGCCCACGCTGCAAGGTTGCGTGCGCTGGGTATCGAAAGACAACAACGACATGCTTTACCCCTGCATCAACAGCTGGAACACCTCCGACTACAACTACAACAACGTGCAGATGTACGTGATGACCTGGGGCCATCGCTTCAGCCAGAGCGTGCACATGCAGACCGAGGCCTACTACATGTACGGCCGCAACATTCCTGGCTTTGGGCCAGATGGCGAGCCGGGCGTGGTGGCCTCGTCACCGTATCCGGGCAAGGCCGGCGAGTACGGCGTGGTGAATTACCTGAACTTCGAGTTGAACTCCAGCAACATGCTGTCGTTCCGCAACGAGTTCTACAACGACCAGAAAGGTCAGCGCACCGGTTACGCCACCAAGTACAGCAGCCACACGCTGGGCCTGACGCACTGGGTGTCGTCGGACCTGGAGATCCGCCCGGAGATTCGCTACGAGCACTCGTACGATGTGAACGCGTACAACGGCGGCAAGAAGAACTACCAGGCAGTCGCTATGGTCGACGCCATCCTTCACTACTGAGGTCATGAACATGGGCAAGCTGATTCGCAGCGCCATAGTGATGCTGCTCCTGATGACGGTGATAACCGGCGTGGCGTACCCGCTGGTCGTTACCGGCCTGGCTCAGGTGCTGTTCCCGTCGCAGGCGAACGGCAGCCTGATCGTGAAAGACGGCAAGCCAGTCGGCTCCACGCTGATCGGCCAGTCCTTCGACGACCCCAAGTATTTCTGGGGTCGTCCGTCGGCCACGGCGCCGCAGCCGAACAATGGTGCGTCGTCGACCGGATCGAACCAGGGTCCCACCAATCCGGCGTTGGCAGATGCCGTCAAGCAGCGTATCGACGCGCTGCGTGTGGCCGATCCGGGCAATACCAAGCCGGTGCCGGTGGATCTGGTAACGGCCTCGGGTAGCGGTCTCGACCCGGAGATTTCGCCCGCTGCGGCGGATTACCAGGTGGCGCGTGTGGCGAAGGTGCGTGGGATGAGTCCGTCGCAGGTGCAAGCGATGGTGGCGATGGCGACCACAGGACGTCAGTTCGGCATGCTTGGTGAGCCGCGCGTCAATGTGCTCAAGCTCAATCTGGCGTTGGATGGTCGGTGAAGCGGCATTCCGCCCTCTCTCCTGAGGGGAGAGGGCGGGGGTGAGCCCCGAAAAGGGAAGTAAAGGGTGTGTGCTCGTGGCGGAGTAGCAGGCCGACGATTTCACTTCCGGTCCTATCTCCCACGTCCTACCCTAACTCCACACCTACCATCACCTGCGAACCCATGTCCGAACCCTCCCGCGACGCACGTGCCGATGCCTTGCTTGATTCCGTGCAGGAGGAGCGCACGCGTCGCCTGAAGATCTTCCTGGGTGCCGCGCCGGGCGTGGGCAAGACGTACGCCATGCTTTCTGCGGCGCGCGAGCTCAAGCGGCAGGGTGTGGACGTGGTGATCGGGTTGGTAGAAACGCATGGCCGGCAGGAAACCGCGGCCTTGCTGGAAGGGCTCGAGCAGTTGCCCCGCCGCACGGTGAACTACAAGGGACGTGATTTCACCGAGTTTGATCTCGATGCGGCGTTGGCGCGTCGGCCGGACATCATCCTGGTTGACGAGCTTGCGCACACCAACTTGCCGGGTGGTCGCCACGAGCGACGTTGGCAGGATATCGCCGAGCTGATCGAGGCCGGTATCGAGGTGTACACCGCGCTCAACGTGCAGCATCTCGAAAGTCTCAACGATCAGGTGCGACGCATCACCAACGTCACCGTTCGCGAAACCGTGCCGGATGCCTTCCTGGATCGGGCACGCGACATCGTGCTGGTCGACCTGCCGCCACGCGAGCTGATCCAACGCCTGAAGCAGGGCAAGGTCTATGTGCCGGAGACGGCCGCCGCCGCGCTCGATGCGTTCTTCTCGCCCACCAACCTCGTTGCCTTGCGTGAACTGGCCGTCGACACCGTCGCGGGCCATGTGGACAGCGACCTGCGCGAGCACATGCTGGCGCGCGGTGGCGTCATGCCCGTGCGTCGTCGCGTGCTGGCCGCCATCGATGGGCAATCGCAAAGTGAATACCTCGTGCGTATTGCGCGCCGCATTGCGGAGCGTCGCGGCGCGCCATGGAGCGTGGCTTTCGTCGATACCGGCATCACGCTCGACAAGGCACGCCGCGAGCGGATGGATGCCGCCATGCGTCTGGCTCGCCGGCTGGGCGGTGACACCGTCGTGTTGCGTGGCCATGCCATCGCGGACGAACTGATCGCGCACGCAGATCGCGAAGGTATCGGCCAGATCATCCTGGGTCGTACACGCGAGCGACCGTTGGCACGCATGCTGGGTCGATCGCTCACGCAGTTGCTGCTGCGTCGCGGTGCGCACCTGGAACTGACCATCATTGCCACGCCCGCCGAGCGGGCCAAGTCGCGCCTGCGCCTGCGCATGCCGGGTGGTAGGGGGCGTCGTGGCGAATACATCTACGCCACCCTCGCCACACTGGTCGCGTTTGGTCTGTCCTTCATTGCCGATCGCTATCTGTCGGTCGCCAACCTCTCGCTGATCTTCTTGACCGCCGTGCTGGTGGTGGCGGTGCGCACGCGCATGGCCGTGGCGGTGTACACCGCGGTGCTGTGTTTTCTCGGCTACAACTTCTTCTTTGCACCGCCGCGCTACACCTTGATGATCGCCAACTTCGACGACGTACTGGCAGTCTGCCTGTTCCTCGTCGCGGCGCTGGTGGCGAGCCGGCTGGCTACCAAGCTGGCCAGCCAGGTGGAATCCCTGCGTATGGCGCACGCGCAGGCGCGTGCGCTGTTGGCGCTGGGGCAACGACTTTCCACCAGCACCGATGCCGAAGGCATCCGCCGGGTGGGTGCAGCAGCGTTGGCGGATGTCCTGCGTTGCGACGTGGCGATGCTCGCGCGCGATGCCAGCCAGGTGCTACGCGTGGTGGCTGCGGCGCCGCGTGATTTCGATCTGACCGCACAGGATCTGGGCGCCGCTGCCTGGTGCGAAAAACACACCGAACAAGCGGGCCGTTACACCGATACGCTCAATGCCGCGCCGTGCTGGGTGTTGCCATTGGGCAGCGATGACAATCATCTCGGCGTAGCGGCGCTGCGTTTTCCGCCAGGGCAGGGCGAGCCATCTACCGATGAGCGCAGCCTTGCGCTGACTATGGTGCAGGACATTGGGCAGGCGCTGCAGCGCGCACGTCTGGCGGAGGAACTGGAGGGCGCGCGCGTGCAGGGCGAAACCGAGCGCCTTCGTAATGCCTTGTTGTCGTCGGTATCGCATGATCTGCGCTCGCCGCTCGCCTCGATGATCGGTTCGGCCGGCACGCTATCCAGCTATGGCGACCAGCTGCCGCCGGAGGAACGCCGTGAACTGCTGGAGGCGATCCTCGGCGAAGGTCAGCGCCTGGACCGCTATATCCAGAACCTGCTGGACATGACCAAGCTTGGTCACGGCACGCTCAAGCTCAATCGCGACTGGACGGATGTCGCCGAAATCGTCGCGGCGGCCACCACGCGTCTGCGCAAATTGTTTCCCGATCTGCGGGTGGACATAGCGTTGCCGCCGCAGACCTTGCTGCTCTACGTGCATCCCGCGCTGATCGAACAAGCGCTGTTCAATATCCTTGAGAACGCCGCGCGCTTCTCGCCACCGGGCGAAGCTGTGCGGGTG
This genomic window from Dyella terrae contains:
- the kdpA gene encoding potassium-transporting ATPase subunit KdpA; this translates as MTTFDIFQVVLFVGVLLVLIKPVGAYMALAFADTSNGVNRVGGKVEHLLYRLSGVSADDQMSWKRYAIAMLLFNMAGLFLLYALQRVQQWLPLNPQHFDALSPDLAMNTAISFVSNTNWQAYGGENTMSYLTQMVGLAVQNFLSAATGIAVLLAVVRGFTRRSADSVGNFWVDMTRSTLYVLLPFSLVVALLLSSQGVVQNFKNYVDVPLMQNTTAVETVKDAAGNTVKDAQGKDVTKSSTVSTQTLPMGPAASQIAIKQLGTNGGGFFNANSAHPYENPTPFSNFIEMLAIFLIPGGLCYTFGSMVGDRRQGWAILATMLLIFVPLAFGAIAAEQAGNPALHGLAVDQQASALQAGGNMEGKETRFGIAASGLFSTVTTAASCGAVNNMHDSLTPLGGLVPMWLMQLGEVIFGGVGCGLYGMLAFAVVAVFIAGLMVGRTPEYLGKKIEAHEMKMASLAVLVPCALVVICTAIAVMTPAGVAGVGNPGAHSFSEILYAVSSASNNNGSAFGGLSANTPFWNVLLGVCMYLSRFLLAIAMLAMAGSLAAKRHVPPSAGTLPTHTPLFVTLLACVVVVVGALTFLPALALGPIAEFLMSVR
- the kdpC gene encoding potassium-transporting ATPase subunit KdpC, with product MGKLIRSAIVMLLLMTVITGVAYPLVVTGLAQVLFPSQANGSLIVKDGKPVGSTLIGQSFDDPKYFWGRPSATAPQPNNGASSTGSNQGPTNPALADAVKQRIDALRVADPGNTKPVPVDLVTASGSGLDPEISPAAADYQVARVAKVRGMSPSQVQAMVAMATTGRQFGMLGEPRVNVLKLNLALDGR
- a CDS encoding sensor histidine kinase — protein: MSEPSRDARADALLDSVQEERTRRLKIFLGAAPGVGKTYAMLSAARELKRQGVDVVIGLVETHGRQETAALLEGLEQLPRRTVNYKGRDFTEFDLDAALARRPDIILVDELAHTNLPGGRHERRWQDIAELIEAGIEVYTALNVQHLESLNDQVRRITNVTVRETVPDAFLDRARDIVLVDLPPRELIQRLKQGKVYVPETAAAALDAFFSPTNLVALRELAVDTVAGHVDSDLREHMLARGGVMPVRRRVLAAIDGQSQSEYLVRIARRIAERRGAPWSVAFVDTGITLDKARRERMDAAMRLARRLGGDTVVLRGHAIADELIAHADREGIGQIILGRTRERPLARMLGRSLTQLLLRRGAHLELTIIATPAERAKSRLRLRMPGGRGRRGEYIYATLATLVAFGLSFIADRYLSVANLSLIFLTAVLVVAVRTRMAVAVYTAVLCFLGYNFFFAPPRYTLMIANFDDVLAVCLFLVAALVASRLATKLASQVESLRMAHAQARALLALGQRLSTSTDAEGIRRVGAAALADVLRCDVAMLARDASQVLRVVAAAPRDFDLTAQDLGAAAWCEKHTEQAGRYTDTLNAAPCWVLPLGSDDNHLGVAALRFPPGQGEPSTDERSLALTMVQDIGQALQRARLAEELEGARVQGETERLRNALLSSVSHDLRSPLASMIGSAGTLSSYGDQLPPEERRELLEAILGEGQRLDRYIQNLLDMTKLGHGTLKLNRDWTDVAEIVAAATTRLRKLFPDLRVDIALPPQTLLLYVHPALIEQALFNILENAARFSPPGEAVRVVARAKGEQVQIDVVDRGPGIPEDERARIFDMFYSVSRGDRAPQGTGLGLAICRGMIGAHGGSVEALPGDGVGTNIRITLPLPAPPANPV
- the kdpB gene encoding potassium-transporting ATPase subunit KdpB, producing MTTTHTPVHGVRSFDRDLIVKAIADSFRKLSPKQQFRNPVMFVVFVCSVLTTLLWVQALTGHGEAPTSFIFWVTIWLWFTLLFANFAEALAEGRGKAQAAALRSSRKDVVAKRLAAPTKDAAVTFTPSSELRVGHHVLVEAGEQMPGDGEVVMGAASVDESAITGESAPVIRESGGDRSAVTGGTRVLSDWLVVRITANPGESFLDRMIAMVEGASRRKTPNEIALTILLAKFTLIFLLACATLLPYSIYSVQVAGSGNPITLTVLVALLVCLIPTTIGALLSAIGIAGMDRMIRANVIATSGRAVEAAGDVDVLLLDKTGTITLGNRQAVAFVPAPGVEEARLADAAQLASLADETPEGRSIVVLAKERFGIRERQLEEGHAEFVPFTAQTRMSGVNLGERLIRKGALDAVERYLESCGSHLPPLVKRMAEDIARRGATPLIVTEGAVALGVIELKDIVKGGIRERFAEMRRMGIKTIMITGDNPLTAAAIAAEAGVDDFLAEATPEAKLKLIRKIQAENRLVAMCGDGTNDAPALAQADVAVAMNTGTQAAKEAGNMVDLDSNPTKLIEVVEIGKQMLITRGSLTTFSIANDIAKYFAIIPAAFATTYPALNTLNVMKLATPQSAILSAVIFNALIIIFLIPLALKGVKYRALGAGALLRRNLLVYGLGGIVVPFLGIKVIDMLLVLCGLA
- a CDS encoding outer membrane beta-barrel protein, whose translation is MMSKKVLSVALLLALAPAGQVFAEGITAAATDVAPAASLDDGTTHNNMPPASSDDCSQGFFSRLGAAYREDAQPADPNAPAPTRRAMDAPLDSPPFPSSEWQLGGVAAPIGVPTSYGQYPLQKALSCTKLGNWMKRNRIEINGWINPSANVSSSSFTNYPLSYATRPNRVEFDQLVFNITRVEDTVQTDHVDWGFNISTLYGYDYHYTVSKGVFSNQLLNNPKSNSALNGKIYGVDPMLFYYDLYIPSVAEGMVIRIGRYLSLPDIEAQFSPQNYLVTHSILYTVDPYTQTGIMTTTRLSQQWTVQLGINASNDTAPWNHSARPTLQGCVRWVSKDNNDMLYPCINSWNTSDYNYNNVQMYVMTWGHRFSQSVHMQTEAYYMYGRNIPGFGPDGEPGVVASSPYPGKAGEYGVVNYLNFELNSSNMLSFRNEFYNDQKGQRTGYATKYSSHTLGLTHWVSSDLEIRPEIRYEHSYDVNAYNGGKKNYQAVAMVDAILHY